A portion of the Gigantopelta aegis isolate Gae_Host chromosome 10, Gae_host_genome, whole genome shotgun sequence genome contains these proteins:
- the LOC121383667 gene encoding thrombospondin type-1 domain-containing protein 4-like — translation MAKILRRTLRFFPDVADARTPFHKTTDGVPGESLHLVLVPVVSGSSPVTAPATSTVWSTALCFRPNPQRVDGENCRGPTRAYQTCNTQPCPVGSRDFRTLQCSFFNGQRYKGRMYQWNPYYSSSESRHHKRTSNKDACALVCYANSPRPIVVKFSQRVVDGTTCGNKPKSVCVAGSCVPLGCDNRLNSQLEVDRCGVCGGENRNCASIAKTISFNIKSGYTELLEIPRGARHIKIAERPKSRVTLALKNKAGIFFFNARPSRSHTTQTKLVAGAIMYYYHPIHSGELFRAEGPINESLMVVGFSHKQTSHVTLSYEYTHIKPRSVQHGKKTSSKTSSSSNKGRSSYPWQSLLYQQVLSGKGMVGPKPKSPASRLPSVSSHHNHFNTSSWIRVDDVHSSGSKPKLFDASKTPVVTNERRYDSSPPRQTHPGRRTKPRVEMTTVKEVVREVARTRETETKRFLNNQDRGDETQRRGKEEIRRNSKFNANPNLNANHVPKLHRKRNRKEKKQNRKSTALEHLKHDEVPVFVPRQTSEPRHGKHHGAMHSSNTGRVDPQAKKVHHRERTHSARKESGRHRVSEDFVWRPNKITPCSSTCEPGVQMNFFSCFNNIGNEVSDSHCDQESKPESSHHACTRQPCTPRWVTSTWGSCLASCGDGVQTRTVRCWQMMGPGFDSTVHDYRCSSRTKPPTERPCRDTSACEARWEISGWDKCSSECGYGIQTRHVLCNYANAVCDADQKPSEERSCRNKPCINQWYSSAWSSCSGTCGVRYRKVYCRDVRGRILEDTNCDFNTKPLTVHACGKCKHNWVPQEWGECSVTCGEGVKSRRVICGSTRINKFHIQPDSYCQAIPRPKTVSKCRGPPCGSTWYTTEWSECSQTCGRDGLKTRDVRCHNRDGIPDCDYRSKPHSTDKCNLPPCQDKACRDDGVTKCHRVVTANLCSHWFYQDACCETCKNIS, via the exons CCCTGTCCAGTGGGTTCCCGTGACTTCAGAACATTGCAGTGCTCATTTTTCAATGGTCAGCGTTACAAAGGCCGAATGTATCAGTGGAATCCCTATTACAGTAGCTCAG AGTCCAGACACCACAAGAGAACATCGAATAAAGACGCATGCGCACTCGTTTGTTATGCCAACAGTCCCCGGCCAATCGTCGTGAAGTTCTCGCAGCGCGTGGTTGACGGAACTACATGCGGTAATAAACCCAAGAGTGTGTGCGTCGCCGGAAGTTGTGTG CCCTTAGGGTGCGACAATCGACTGAACTCTCAGCTGGAGGTGGAccggtgtggtgtgtgtggagGTGAAAACAGAAACTGTGCGTCCATCGCAAAGACAATTTCTTTCAACATTAAATCAG gaTATACTGAATTGTTGGAAATACCAAGAGGTGCTCGACATATCAAAATTGCTGAACGGCCAAAATCAAGAGTCACTTTGg CTCTGAAAAACAAAGCAGGTATATTTTTCTTCAACGCACGCCCGTCCAGGTCTCACACGACGCAAACGAAACTGGTTGCAGGCgccataatgtattattatcacCCAATTCACAGCGGAGAACTCTTCAGAGCCGAAGGACCGATAAACGAATCACTGATGGTCGTG GGATTTTCACACAAACAGACCAGCCACGTGACTCTGTCTTacgaatacacacacataaagccAAGGTCAGTACAACACGGCAAGAAAACCAGCAGCAaaaccagcagcagcagcaacaaggGACGGTCTAGTTACCCCTGGCAGTCTCTATTGTACCAGCAGGTCCTCTCCGGCAAGGGCATGGTAGGGCCAAAACCTAAATCACCCGCGTCACGCTTACCATCAGTTAGTTCACACCATAATCACTTTAATACATCTTCATGGATAAGAGTTGACGATGTACATTCTTCAGGAAGTAAACCTAAATTATTTGATGCATCTAAAACGCCAGTTGTTACCAACGAGAGACGTTACGACAGCAGTCCTCCAAGACAAACACATCCAGGCAGAAGGACAAAACCGCGAGTTGAAATGACAACGGTTAAAGAAGTTGTTCGGGAAGTTGCTCGGACACGGGAAACGGAGACTAAAAGATTCTTGAATAATCAGGACAGAGGAGACGAAACTCAAAGGCGGGGTAAAGAAGAGATTCGAAGAAATTCCAAGTTTAACGCCAACCCAAACCTAAACGCAAACCACGTGCCCAAATTGCACAGGAAGAGGAACAGAAAGGAGAAGAAGCAGAACCGGAAGTCAACAGCTTTAGAACATCTGAAGCATGACGAAGTTCCGGTGTTCGTTCCACGTCAGACGAGTGAACCGAGACACGGGAAACATCACGGTGCCATGCACTCCAGTAACACAGGGCGCGTGGATCCACAGG CAAAGAAAGTACACCACAGAGAACGCACACACAGCGCTAGAAAAGAGTCGGGAAGACATCGCGTGTCGGAGGATTTCGTCTGGAGACCCAACAAGATCACACCTTGCAGTTCCACCTGTGAGCCAG GGGTCCAAATGAACTTCTTCAGCTGCTTTAACAATATTGGAAATGAAGTGAGTGATTCCCACTGCGACCAGGAAAGCAAACCGGAGTCGTCTCACCACGCATGCACCAGACAACCCTGCACACCCAG GTGGGTAACGAGCACGTGGGGTTCTTGCCTGGCGAGCTGTGGTGACGGAGTTCAGACCCGCACAGTTCGCTGCTGGCAGATGATGGGCCCTGGGTTCGACAGCACGGTGCACGACTACAGGTGCAGCTCAAGGACCAAGCCGCCCACCGAGCGGCCGTGTCGGGACACCAGCGCGTGCGAGGCTCGCTGGGAGATATCGGGGTGGGACAAG TGCTCTTCCGAGTGTGGCTATGGGATTCAAACACGTCACGTGCTCTGCAACTACGCGAACGCTGTGTGTGACGCAGACCAGAAACCATCAGAAGAACGATCATGTCGGAATAAACCCTGCATCAACCAGTGGTATTCGTCAGCATGGTCTTCG TGTTCTGGCACGTGTGGTGTACGGTACAGGAAGGTATACTGCCGTGACGTCAGAGGTCGGATACTGGAGGATACAAACTGCGACTTCAACACCAAGCCTTTGACAGTTCACGCCTGTGGAAAGTGCAAACATAACTGGGTGCCTCAGGAGTGGGGAGAG TGTTCGGTGACATGTGGCGAGGGTGTTAAATCCCGCCGCGTGATTTGCGGCTCCACCCGAATCAACAAGTTCCACATCCAGCCAGACAGTTACTGCCAGGCCATACCGCGGCCAAAGACGGTCAGCAAATGTCGTGGTCCGCCCTGTGGGTCCACATGGTACACCACGGAGTGGTCGGAG TGTTCTCAAACCTGCGGACGTGATGGTCTTAAAACCCGAGACGTCCGCTGCCACAACAGAGATGGTATTCCGGACTGTGACTACAGATCCAAACCACATTCCACGGACAAGTGCAATCTTCCACCCTGTCAAG ATAAAGCATGTCGTGATGACGGGGTTACCAAGTGTCACCGGGTGGTGACTGCCAACTTGTGTTCTCATTGGTTCTACCAGGACGCGTGCTGCGAAACATGCAAAAACATatcataa